The following proteins are encoded in a genomic region of Dyadobacter sp. UC 10:
- a CDS encoding T9SS type A sorting domain-containing protein, which produces MITVFFITILIGHSSYAQENVGAVLERGIGFTSNLSYPAKKSRGRLSAEPSERANPDQPAPRSLLKGELTIFPNPAWAVTKLKVTNMTDHAVGQGYVLQVHSTDGRLVHQQAWSAGQGLDVTRIPEGTYIVTVRRDDLVFSQKLIVKRQ; this is translated from the coding sequence TTGATCACTGTCTTTTTTATCACTATCCTTATCGGGCATTCCTCCTATGCCCAGGAAAATGTAGGTGCAGTGTTGGAGCGTGGAATTGGATTCACATCGAATCTTAGTTATCCTGCAAAAAAATCGCGTGGCAGGCTATCTGCTGAACCGAGTGAGCGTGCTAACCCCGACCAGCCGGCGCCCCGCTCGCTGCTCAAAGGGGAGCTGACAATCTTTCCCAACCCTGCCTGGGCAGTCACCAAGCTGAAAGTGACGAATATGACTGACCATGCCGTGGGGCAGGGATACGTTTTGCAGGTCCATTCAACGGACGGCAGGCTGGTGCATCAGCAGGCCTGGTCTGCGGGTCAGGGGCTGGATGTAACGAGGATCCCGGAAGGGACCTATATCGTCACTGTCCGGCGCGATGATCTGGTCTTCTCCCAAAAGCTGATTGTCAAAAGACAATAG
- a CDS encoding tail fiber domain-containing protein → MKKLLTTCILSLLCLTARAQNARDFFTFQGVARDEQGHILANRNISVRFGIHPFLENHVYREEHKTTTNTHGVFTVLIGSGTFISGNYSSIQWEHNYYFLQIEIDSNGGSNYISIGSTQLVSVPYALHAKQADKWKNNDPIVQTGDYDYGLSLPLQSPGIKLIWYPKKAAFRAGYASDNSWDDGNIGMYTTAFGYNTKALQNNAFATGYSTLASGSASFASGTFSKAAGAASFAAGNETSAKGDNSVALGDSSVSHRHNSFALGYKTEAGGDASLAMGAGVVSKAYAATALGSYNNVQDNPQGPTQNHASGSDRIFQIGNGSDEKSLSNAFTVLRNGNIGLGNGALIPQYILDIGGRPRIRHSAETAGLYLDNSNLEPKAFMGMKTDDQIGFYLANAWRFWVNGSGGATLIGGLDQVSDRRLKRDFANLSNSLGKLSQIDGVTYYWKDQSLAQTIQTGLIAQNVETVFPELVTTNAEGFKSVNYIGLIPHLIESVKELKQENASLKKQLERIDELEAKLNTLAGDSTSKVSISKEVK, encoded by the coding sequence ATGAAAAAGCTACTTACAACATGCATTTTAAGTCTCCTCTGCCTCACTGCCAGGGCACAGAACGCACGGGACTTTTTTACTTTTCAGGGAGTCGCAAGGGATGAGCAGGGTCACATTTTAGCAAACCGGAACATTTCTGTACGTTTCGGTATTCACCCGTTTTTAGAAAACCATGTATACCGCGAAGAGCACAAGACGACGACTAATACGCACGGGGTATTTACAGTATTGATAGGCTCGGGCACGTTTATTAGCGGGAATTATAGCAGCATACAATGGGAGCATAATTATTACTTTCTGCAAATCGAAATCGATTCTAACGGTGGCAGCAACTACATCTCAATCGGATCAACCCAGTTGGTAAGCGTACCGTATGCCTTGCATGCCAAGCAGGCCGATAAATGGAAGAATAATGATCCGATTGTGCAAACCGGGGATTACGACTACGGACTATCACTACCTCTCCAATCACCGGGAATCAAATTGATATGGTATCCCAAAAAAGCAGCATTCAGAGCAGGGTATGCATCAGATAACAGTTGGGACGATGGAAATATCGGAATGTACACCACTGCGTTCGGCTACAATACAAAAGCCTTGCAGAATAATGCATTTGCTACGGGTTACAGCACATTAGCAAGTGGTTCGGCCTCCTTTGCGAGCGGGACGTTTAGCAAAGCCGCTGGCGCGGCCTCCTTTGCGGCGGGCAACGAAACATCGGCCAAAGGAGACAATTCGGTGGCCCTGGGCGACAGCTCGGTCAGCCACAGGCATAACAGTTTCGCCTTGGGATACAAAACTGAGGCGGGTGGAGATGCAAGTCTGGCCATGGGTGCCGGTGTCGTATCTAAGGCATACGCCGCCACTGCACTGGGCAGTTATAATAATGTGCAGGATAATCCGCAGGGGCCCACACAAAACCATGCAAGCGGAAGTGACAGAATTTTTCAGATCGGGAATGGATCAGATGAAAAAAGCTTGTCAAATGCATTTACAGTTTTAAGAAATGGAAATATCGGTCTTGGCAATGGTGCTCTCATTCCGCAATACATTCTTGATATCGGCGGCCGACCTCGCATCAGGCATTCAGCAGAGACAGCAGGGCTATACCTGGATAATTCCAACTTGGAACCAAAAGCTTTCATGGGAATGAAGACAGATGATCAGATCGGTTTTTATCTCGCGAATGCATGGCGTTTTTGGGTAAATGGTTCCGGAGGCGCAACCCTGATCGGTGGACTTGACCAGGTTTCCGACCGACGATTAAAAAGAGATTTTGCCAATTTGTCCAATAGCCTGGGTAAACTATCCCAAATTGATGGTGTTACCTATTATTGGAAAGACCAATCGCTTGCGCAAACGATCCAGACAGGCTTGATCGCGCAAAACGTAGAAACCGTCTTTCCGGAGCTTGTCACAACGAACGCAGAAGGCTTTAAATCAGTAAACTACATCGGCCTGATCCCCCATTTGATCGAATCGGTGAAAGAATTAAAGCAAGAAAATGCATCGCTCAAAAAGCAGCTGGAACGTATCGATGAACTCGAAGCGAAGCTGAATACACTTGCCGGAGATAGTACTTCAAAGGTGAGCATCTCGAAGGAAGTAAAATAG
- a CDS encoding SusC/RagA family TonB-linked outer membrane protein produces the protein MGISKKRDRNLTRCFYSLVLTFLVSVCAFAQDVAVKGKVNDEQGQGLPGVSVVVKGTSVGTVTDLEGNYTVNVPGSATLVFSFIGYITQEIPLANRTSLDVKMLADTKALDEVVVVGYGTAKKATLTGSVTAVKGAELQKAPAANLSNTLGGRLPGVSTVQASGEPGYDGSAIRIRGTNSLGNSNALIVVDGVPNRSGGLDRLNPADIESISVLKDAAAAIYGSRAGNGVILITTKRGKTGKPQLAYDLNMGIAQPTRLPEMSNAAEYATIRNELQIYDNLPVGQWGGALQAFNANGAYTRTDNGNVLSSVYTPADIQAFRNGTDPLTHPNTDWYSEVIRKWSPQQRHNLQLTGGSDNIKYLASLGYINQDGNYVNSATGYKQYDMRVNLDTKINKYVSANLGVALREEFRHFPNGGGAGDIFRMLMRGKPTEIAIWPDGRPGRDIENGQNPAIITTNATGYNNDKRDYIQTNGTLEVLIPGVEGLKVTAMAALDKQLRRQKSFQKPWTLYNWDKVSYEADGVTPVLVGSVRSTFSDPRLTENASQELSIQLTGQVSYEKAINDHNFNVMAGIQRETVDADGFFAYRRYFISPIVDQLFAGAAAEQNIDNFDLFKRARLSYFGRAGYNFKEKYLAEFLWRVDGSYVFPKEGRFGFFPGVSAGWRISEEDFWKNNIRFVNNVKIRGSWGQMGAEPYLIGTETLAEYQYLSTMAFGSYIINDQVAKTLLETRVANRNFTWEVANNSNFGIEGTLFRDRVAFEFDYFINNRSNILIPKAGSTPSSAGIDGKLPPQNLGKLQNKGWEFKVSYDGNAGDFTYSVGVNGGYAKNKIKYWDETPGAPSYQQTTGRPYNAFLAYQYDGVFRDQAEIDANPLDYSGITGSIRPGDMKFRDINGDNKITADDKVRSEKTNRPQFTGGMNINLGYKAFDLSLLFQGTLGGLQYIGQTESGDIGNYLKYAYDNRWTIDNPSSTEPRLANRNNTYYTNFDIAGANTYFLRSNNYLRLKNIELGYNLPSEVGKKVGLSNLRLYVNGLNLFTIDKIKIWDPEATSSNGQYYPQSRVLNAGVRVTF, from the coding sequence ATGGGAATTTCTAAAAAAAGGGACCGGAACCTAACACGGTGCTTTTATTCTCTTGTATTGACCTTTTTGGTCAGCGTCTGCGCGTTCGCTCAGGATGTGGCGGTCAAGGGAAAAGTGAATGATGAACAAGGGCAGGGACTGCCGGGAGTGAGTGTGGTTGTGAAGGGGACTTCGGTTGGTACAGTGACAGACCTCGAAGGAAATTATACGGTTAATGTACCAGGATCTGCTACCCTGGTATTTTCGTTTATCGGTTACATAACCCAGGAGATTCCGCTGGCAAACAGAACGAGCCTGGATGTGAAAATGCTTGCGGATACCAAAGCACTCGATGAAGTGGTCGTAGTGGGTTATGGTACTGCTAAAAAAGCTACGCTGACAGGCTCAGTAACAGCGGTGAAAGGTGCAGAGTTACAAAAGGCACCCGCTGCTAACCTTTCCAACACGCTTGGCGGTCGTTTGCCCGGTGTTTCCACTGTGCAGGCGAGCGGCGAGCCAGGTTACGACGGTTCCGCGATCCGTATCCGTGGTACTAACTCGCTGGGTAACAGCAATGCACTGATCGTTGTAGACGGTGTTCCAAACCGTAGCGGCGGTCTGGACCGTTTGAATCCTGCCGATATTGAGAGTATCTCCGTATTGAAGGATGCGGCTGCGGCTATTTATGGTTCACGCGCCGGTAACGGGGTTATCCTGATCACTACAAAAAGAGGAAAAACAGGCAAGCCGCAGCTGGCATATGACTTGAATATGGGTATCGCGCAACCCACGCGTTTACCCGAAATGTCAAATGCTGCGGAGTATGCGACGATCCGTAACGAGTTGCAGATTTACGACAACTTACCGGTAGGGCAGTGGGGCGGCGCTTTGCAGGCTTTTAATGCAAATGGTGCTTATACGAGGACTGACAACGGGAATGTACTGAGCTCGGTTTATACACCTGCTGATATTCAGGCTTTCAGAAACGGAACCGATCCTTTGACCCATCCTAATACGGATTGGTACAGTGAAGTGATCCGCAAATGGTCACCTCAGCAGCGTCATAACCTGCAATTGACCGGTGGAAGCGATAATATCAAGTACCTTGCTTCTCTGGGTTATATCAATCAGGACGGTAATTATGTCAATTCTGCCACAGGCTATAAGCAATATGATATGCGTGTCAATCTCGACACAAAAATCAACAAGTATGTAAGTGCCAATCTCGGTGTTGCACTGCGCGAAGAATTCCGTCACTTCCCGAATGGCGGTGGTGCCGGTGATATTTTCCGGATGCTGATGCGCGGAAAGCCCACCGAAATTGCAATCTGGCCCGACGGTCGCCCAGGCCGTGATATTGAAAATGGTCAGAACCCGGCGATTATTACGACCAATGCAACAGGTTACAACAACGACAAGAGAGACTATATTCAGACAAATGGTACGCTGGAAGTACTTATTCCTGGTGTTGAAGGTTTGAAGGTAACTGCGATGGCCGCTTTGGATAAGCAGTTACGTCGTCAGAAATCTTTCCAAAAACCCTGGACATTGTATAACTGGGATAAGGTTAGTTATGAAGCAGACGGTGTGACCCCTGTTTTGGTCGGTTCTGTCCGCTCTACATTCAGCGATCCGAGGCTGACCGAAAATGCATCTCAGGAATTGTCGATCCAGCTTACTGGTCAGGTTTCTTATGAAAAAGCCATTAATGATCACAATTTCAACGTAATGGCCGGTATCCAGCGCGAAACTGTCGACGCGGATGGTTTTTTTGCTTACCGCCGCTACTTCATTTCACCGATTGTGGATCAGCTGTTCGCCGGTGCTGCCGCAGAGCAGAACATCGATAATTTCGACCTGTTCAAGCGTGCTCGTTTGAGCTACTTCGGTCGTGCAGGTTACAATTTTAAAGAGAAATACCTGGCTGAATTCTTGTGGCGAGTGGATGGTTCCTACGTGTTCCCGAAAGAAGGCCGTTTTGGTTTTTTCCCTGGTGTATCAGCCGGTTGGAGAATTTCGGAAGAAGATTTCTGGAAGAACAATATTCGTTTCGTAAATAATGTGAAAATCCGTGGTTCGTGGGGACAAATGGGAGCCGAACCTTATCTGATCGGCACAGAAACACTGGCCGAGTACCAGTACCTGTCGACCATGGCATTTGGTTCCTACATCATCAATGACCAGGTTGCGAAAACGCTTCTTGAAACCCGTGTTGCAAACAGGAACTTCACCTGGGAGGTTGCCAACAACTCCAACTTCGGTATCGAGGGTACGTTGTTCCGTGACAGGGTCGCTTTTGAATTTGATTATTTCATCAACAACCGTTCTAATATCCTGATCCCGAAAGCAGGTTCTACTCCATCTTCGGCAGGTATCGACGGAAAGCTTCCTCCTCAAAACCTGGGTAAGCTACAAAACAAAGGATGGGAATTCAAAGTGAGCTACGATGGCAATGCGGGAGACTTCACGTATTCAGTTGGTGTGAATGGAGGTTATGCTAAAAATAAAATCAAGTATTGGGATGAAACGCCCGGCGCGCCTTCTTACCAGCAAACTACCGGCAGACCCTACAACGCATTTCTTGCATATCAATACGACGGAGTGTTCCGCGACCAGGCTGAAATTGATGCAAATCCACTGGATTACTCAGGGATCACAGGCTCTATCCGTCCGGGTGATATGAAGTTCAGGGACATCAACGGCGATAACAAGATCACAGCGGATGATAAAGTACGTTCCGAAAAAACCAACCGTCCGCAATTTACGGGCGGTATGAATATCAACCTCGGCTATAAGGCATTCGACTTGTCGCTCCTGTTTCAGGGAACGCTGGGTGGGTTGCAGTACATCGGACAAACAGAGTCGGGTGATATTGGTAACTATCTTAAATATGCCTACGACAACCGTTGGACCATTGATAACCCGAGTTCAACGGAGCCACGTCTTGCCAACAGGAACAACACTTACTATACGAACTTTGACATTGCCGGCGCTAACACTTATTTCCTGAGAAGCAATAACTACCTGCGTCTTAAGAATATCGAGCTTGGTTACAACCTACCTTCCGAAGTGGGGAAAAAAGTTGGTTTGAGTAACCTGAGACTTTACGTAAACGGATTGAACCTGTTCACCATTGATAAAATAAAGATCTGGGATCCTGAGGCGACTTCTTCAAACGGTCAATACTATCCTCAATCCCGCGTGCTGAATGCTGGTGTACGTGTAACTTTTTAA
- a CDS encoding RagB/SusD family nutrient uptake outer membrane protein codes for MKMSYKNWIFLAALATTGLVSCDTEFLDVTPPTEIPSEEVWKEGPLAEGFVTGIYQGLQQGGFSEQMLASLTDEAVFTHTGRNINTVNEGSLSPSNLGWVDDTYGWGPMYTRIRAANIAIQNLPVATFTDQTLKDRLIGESYFLRAYYYQQLLRYYGAVPIINRVYNLNEDYSVERNTWDECVKFVIMNCDSAALLLKGKTEVKGRATENAALALKSRMLLYAASDLHDIPTARTKSAVISSYPKPEFLGYVSGDRKARWQAAQTAAKAALDASSGGYKLNLTAPVSAEQGKLNYIAISMGGGSLDKTVDQSGADEIIFGRYFVPSLNEAARQMGLNNGPNGYHNWAGNTPIGLLVDDYQMMDGTPFSWTNPTHKANPYVNRDPRLYATVMYDGAPWKPRPSDANDPANQIQTGSYDLLDDKGVLFNRKGLDTRSSSIEDWNGSRTGYYMRKFIDPNPALYDNTDRQNIPWPFLRVTELVFNYIEASIELGQEAEALAWLNRIRFRAGMPAIKASGAALRDAYRHERRIEMAYEEQRYHDARRWMIASATLGRPLQYITVLGKFKPGKSMKEPYHYDPTVYNYTYTPVEEKSHENRTWVDKMYFRPFSRDEMNRNAKLIQNPGYDK; via the coding sequence ATGAAAATGAGTTATAAAAATTGGATATTTCTTGCAGCACTTGCCACAACCGGGCTTGTATCCTGCGACACTGAATTTTTGGATGTAACCCCTCCAACTGAAATCCCGAGTGAGGAAGTCTGGAAAGAAGGCCCGCTTGCCGAGGGGTTTGTTACCGGCATTTACCAGGGACTGCAACAAGGTGGATTTAGCGAGCAAATGCTTGCCTCATTGACCGACGAAGCCGTTTTTACCCACACCGGTAGAAACATTAATACTGTTAATGAAGGCAGTTTGAGCCCGTCCAACCTGGGCTGGGTCGACGATACCTATGGCTGGGGACCTATGTATACGCGTATCCGCGCTGCCAACATTGCGATCCAGAATTTACCGGTCGCCACTTTCACAGACCAGACGTTGAAAGACCGGTTGATTGGAGAATCGTACTTTCTGAGAGCTTACTACTACCAGCAGTTATTGCGTTACTACGGCGCAGTGCCCATTATCAACCGGGTTTATAATCTGAATGAAGATTATTCAGTGGAACGGAATACCTGGGATGAATGTGTGAAGTTTGTGATTATGAACTGCGATAGTGCTGCCCTGTTATTAAAAGGAAAGACGGAAGTAAAAGGAAGAGCAACGGAAAATGCTGCCTTGGCCTTGAAATCGAGGATGTTGCTTTACGCAGCAAGCGATTTGCACGATATTCCGACGGCAAGAACGAAATCTGCTGTAATCTCTTCTTATCCTAAGCCTGAGTTTTTGGGATACGTTTCGGGAGACCGGAAAGCGCGCTGGCAGGCTGCGCAAACAGCTGCAAAAGCGGCCCTGGATGCAAGCAGCGGAGGTTATAAGCTCAACCTGACGGCGCCCGTTAGTGCTGAACAGGGAAAGCTGAACTACATTGCTATTTCAATGGGAGGCGGTAGCCTTGACAAAACAGTAGACCAGTCGGGGGCCGATGAGATTATTTTTGGACGCTATTTTGTGCCAAGTCTCAACGAAGCTGCGCGTCAGATGGGCTTGAACAATGGTCCAAACGGTTACCACAACTGGGCAGGTAATACGCCTATTGGTTTGCTGGTGGATGATTATCAAATGATGGACGGAACTCCTTTTTCGTGGACAAATCCGACTCACAAAGCGAACCCTTACGTGAATCGCGATCCGCGGCTTTATGCAACCGTTATGTACGATGGTGCTCCCTGGAAACCACGCCCTTCCGATGCAAACGACCCCGCCAATCAAATCCAGACCGGATCTTACGACCTGCTGGACGATAAAGGAGTATTGTTCAACCGTAAGGGTCTGGACACGCGCAGCAGCTCTATTGAAGACTGGAACGGAAGCCGCACTGGCTATTATATGCGCAAATTTATTGACCCTAACCCTGCATTGTACGATAATACGGACAGGCAGAATATCCCCTGGCCATTCTTACGGGTTACCGAACTGGTATTCAACTATATCGAGGCAAGCATCGAACTTGGTCAGGAAGCGGAAGCACTTGCCTGGCTGAACAGGATCCGTTTCCGGGCCGGTATGCCTGCAATTAAGGCTAGTGGCGCAGCATTAAGAGATGCTTACCGTCACGAACGAAGGATTGAAATGGCTTATGAAGAGCAACGTTACCACGATGCAAGACGCTGGATGATCGCGTCTGCAACTTTGGGCCGCCCACTTCAGTACATTACGGTATTAGGTAAATTCAAACCGGGCAAATCGATGAAGGAGCCTTACCATTATGACCCGACGGTGTACAACTATACTTATACGCCGGTGGAAGAGAAGTCTCATGAGAACAGAACCTGGGTGGACAAAATGTATTTCCGTCCTTTCAGCCGCGACGAGATGAACCGGAATGCCAAGCTTATTCAGAACCCTGGCTACGATAAGTAG
- a CDS encoding aldo/keto reductase — MKALLLRREMLQGMGAAGAAMLLDTFPAHPTNAAPMLLQRTIPATGEKIPAVGLGSWQQFDVGTSKEERNPLREVLSKMKEMGGKVVDASPMYGRAEQVIGDLTSELQINDQFFFATKVWTSGRQAGVDQMNESLKKMKRTRLDLMQIHNLLDWETHLKTLRDWKAEGKIRYIGITHYTDSAHARLEQIVKSKAVDIVQFNYSIKSRNAETSLLNAAKDHDVAVLINEPFEQGALFRAVKGKQLPGWAAEYDIKSWAQFFLKYIVSHAAVTSVIPGTSDVKHLVDNLGAGLGRLPDSNARKMMVKTMEAL; from the coding sequence ATGAAAGCATTATTGTTAAGAAGGGAAATGTTGCAGGGAATGGGAGCGGCGGGAGCTGCCATGTTGTTGGACACTTTTCCTGCCCATCCCACCAACGCAGCACCTATGTTATTACAGCGTACGATACCGGCAACAGGGGAGAAGATCCCGGCCGTTGGCCTGGGCTCCTGGCAGCAGTTCGATGTAGGGACTTCGAAGGAAGAGCGAAATCCGTTGCGGGAAGTACTGTCAAAGATGAAAGAAATGGGAGGAAAAGTCGTTGATGCCTCGCCCATGTATGGACGTGCTGAGCAGGTAATCGGGGATCTCACCAGCGAATTGCAAATTAATGATCAATTTTTCTTCGCTACCAAAGTCTGGACAAGCGGCCGGCAGGCTGGTGTTGACCAAATGAATGAGTCGCTGAAAAAAATGAAACGGACCAGGCTGGATCTGATGCAAATACACAATCTGCTGGATTGGGAAACGCATCTGAAAACGCTCAGAGACTGGAAGGCGGAGGGGAAAATAAGATACATTGGGATCACGCATTACACCGATTCTGCACATGCGAGACTGGAACAGATCGTGAAGTCAAAAGCGGTTGATATTGTCCAGTTCAATTATTCGATCAAATCCAGAAATGCGGAAACGAGCTTACTTAATGCTGCAAAAGATCACGATGTAGCAGTATTGATCAACGAACCCTTCGAGCAGGGCGCATTATTCAGGGCGGTAAAAGGAAAGCAGCTACCCGGGTGGGCGGCGGAATATGATATTAAAAGCTGGGCGCAGTTTTTTCTGAAATACATTGTCAGCCACGCGGCTGTAACTAGTGTAATTCCAGGCACTTCCGATGTGAAACATTTGGTCGATAACCTGGGCGCCGGGCTTGGCCGGCTGCCGGACAGCAATGCTAGGAAGATGATGGTCAAAACTATGGAAGCATTGTAA
- a CDS encoding outer membrane protein assembly factor BamB family protein: protein MLKPILGTVLASVFLLGSTNFYQEKIADDKEWPEYLGGPDRNHYSSLTQINPENVKNLKVAWTYAMPDSGQTQVNPIIVDGILYGVTSTVQAFALDAFTGKQIWMFGDKSKNGSNTSRGLTYWSDGEDKRILHAMGSFLYALDAKTGKPITSFGDNGKIDLHTGLPEIAAKKYMVSNTPGTIYEDLIIMPLRLSEESDAAPGDLRAFNVRTGKLVWTFHTIPYPGEFGYETFPPDAYKNTYTGAANNWAGTAIDRARGILYVPTGSAGYDFYGGKRKGANLFANCLIALDAKTGKRIWHFQTMHHDMWDRDLPAPPNLITITKDGQRIDAVAQVSKQGYVFIFDRVTGKPVYPIREVTAPQAALPGEHPWPTQPVPTKPASFARQAYTLTENDISPYAPDRDSLKIKFKSYQKALFAPPTKEGTIILPGFDGGAEWGGAAADPDDGILYVNSNEMAWILTMKDTPKESELSNLSPGEKVYTTYCTTCHGPQRKGNAKSGYPSLIDIGSRRDRAFVNQLVTSGKGMMPGFPMLTADEKQALLAFLFGDEKVEAVSEVPATNKTILPYQSTGYNKFLDKNGLPAIAPPWGTLNAIDLNTGKYLWKIPFGETESLKAKGRPATGSENYGGPVVTASGLLFIAATKDGKFRVYDKKNGKLLWETMLPAAGFATPATYEVNGKQFVVIACGGTKLGTKKGNQYVAFALP from the coding sequence ATGTTAAAGCCAATTTTGGGAACTGTGCTGGCTTCCGTTTTTCTGCTGGGCTCGACTAATTTCTATCAGGAAAAGATCGCAGACGACAAAGAATGGCCGGAATACCTGGGCGGTCCCGACAGGAATCATTATTCCTCACTGACCCAGATAAATCCCGAAAATGTTAAAAACCTCAAAGTTGCCTGGACATATGCCATGCCGGATTCGGGGCAAACACAGGTGAACCCGATCATTGTTGACGGCATACTTTACGGGGTCACTTCAACAGTGCAGGCGTTTGCGCTGGATGCGTTTACAGGCAAGCAAATCTGGATGTTTGGAGACAAATCCAAAAATGGCTCCAATACAAGCCGGGGGCTGACCTATTGGAGTGACGGTGAAGACAAGCGGATCCTGCATGCAATGGGATCATTTTTATATGCATTGGATGCAAAAACGGGGAAGCCTATCACCAGCTTCGGCGATAACGGAAAAATAGATCTCCATACCGGCCTTCCCGAAATAGCGGCCAAAAAATACATGGTTTCCAATACCCCGGGCACGATCTATGAAGACCTGATCATCATGCCGTTGCGTTTGTCGGAAGAATCAGATGCCGCACCGGGCGACCTGAGGGCCTTCAACGTACGCACCGGAAAACTCGTCTGGACTTTCCATACCATTCCATATCCGGGCGAGTTTGGCTACGAAACCTTTCCGCCCGACGCTTACAAAAACACTTATACAGGTGCGGCCAACAATTGGGCAGGTACGGCGATTGACCGTGCACGCGGCATCTTGTATGTGCCGACGGGATCAGCGGGTTATGATTTTTACGGCGGAAAAAGAAAAGGTGCGAATTTGTTCGCAAACTGTCTGATAGCTCTTGATGCTAAAACAGGTAAACGGATCTGGCATTTCCAAACCATGCACCATGATATGTGGGACAGGGACCTGCCAGCACCGCCAAACCTGATCACGATTACCAAAGATGGTCAGCGAATCGATGCGGTAGCACAGGTCAGCAAGCAGGGATATGTATTTATATTTGACCGTGTTACCGGAAAGCCTGTATATCCGATCCGCGAGGTTACAGCCCCACAAGCCGCCCTTCCGGGGGAACACCCGTGGCCTACACAGCCGGTTCCTACCAAGCCGGCTTCGTTTGCAAGGCAAGCTTACACACTAACTGAAAATGATATAAGCCCCTATGCTCCCGACCGCGACTCATTGAAAATTAAATTCAAAAGCTATCAAAAAGCGCTTTTCGCACCGCCAACCAAAGAAGGGACGATTATTTTGCCAGGCTTTGATGGAGGGGCAGAATGGGGAGGTGCAGCAGCAGATCCCGATGACGGCATATTGTATGTGAACAGCAATGAAATGGCCTGGATCCTGACCATGAAGGATACACCGAAAGAAAGTGAATTGTCCAATCTAAGTCCGGGTGAGAAAGTGTATACTACCTACTGCACCACCTGCCACGGTCCGCAACGAAAAGGCAATGCAAAAAGCGGCTATCCTTCCCTGATTGACATTGGTTCGAGGCGCGACCGCGCTTTCGTAAATCAGCTGGTCACTTCCGGAAAAGGAATGATGCCCGGGTTTCCAATGCTGACAGCGGATGAAAAGCAGGCATTGCTCGCATTTCTTTTTGGAGACGAAAAGGTAGAAGCAGTTTCAGAAGTACCTGCGACAAATAAGACTATTCTACCTTATCAGAGCACAGGTTACAATAAGTTCCTGGACAAAAATGGGCTACCCGCGATCGCGCCGCCGTGGGGCACGCTAAATGCGATCGATCTGAATACCGGCAAGTATCTCTGGAAAATCCCGTTCGGCGAAACTGAATCCCTGAAAGCCAAAGGCCGGCCTGCTACCGGAAGCGAAAATTACGGCGGCCCGGTAGTTACAGCCAGCGGATTGTTGTTTATCGCTGCGACGAAGGACGGTAAATTCAGGGTTTATGATAAAAAGAATGGCAAACTTCTATGGGAAACAATGCTGCCTGCTGCGGGTTTCGCGACGCCGGCCACCTATGAAGTCAACGGCAAACAATTCGTCGTAATCGCTTGCGGTGGTACCAAGCTCGGAACAAAAAAAGGTAATCAGTATGTGGCTTTTGCGTTGCCGTGA